One window from the genome of Thermococcus siculi encodes:
- the cas1b gene encoding type I-B CRISPR-associated endonuclease Cas1b, producing the protein MKRPVYITQMGVLERRGNTLFLENENGKKAIPINSTSEIHCFKPVSLTSGAMKLLSEKNVPAHFYNKYGYYRGSYMPIEGQISGTVVIKQAKHYLDPEKRLYIAEQFLEGIKASMVALLKSQRADYKSIAEIEVEGTTPVELMGIESQLWREFYGIYATLLKHFEFNERNRRPPRDEVNALISLGNSVLYTVTLSEIRKTYLHPAVSFLHEPLERRYSLALDIADIFKPITVFRVILRLVNRRQIREEHFERDVGVMLNREGLKTFLSELNGELGKKILHPRLKRKTSVRYLIRLEGYSLVRHFLGDREYRSLRAWW; encoded by the coding sequence ATGAAACGGCCCGTGTACATAACCCAGATGGGGGTGCTTGAGAGGAGGGGCAACACCCTCTTCCTTGAGAACGAGAACGGAAAAAAGGCGATACCCATAAACTCGACCAGCGAAATCCATTGCTTTAAGCCGGTGAGTCTCACCAGCGGGGCCATGAAGCTCCTGTCGGAGAAAAACGTGCCCGCCCACTTCTACAACAAGTACGGCTATTATAGAGGTTCCTACATGCCGATCGAGGGGCAAATAAGCGGGACCGTCGTTATAAAACAGGCCAAGCACTACCTCGACCCCGAAAAGAGGCTTTACATAGCGGAGCAGTTTCTGGAGGGCATAAAAGCCTCGATGGTGGCCCTTCTCAAATCTCAGAGGGCGGACTACAAAAGCATAGCAGAGATTGAAGTGGAGGGAACCACCCCGGTGGAGCTTATGGGGATTGAGAGCCAGCTCTGGAGGGAGTTCTACGGGATATACGCAACCCTCCTGAAGCACTTTGAGTTCAATGAGAGGAACCGCAGGCCACCGCGGGACGAGGTGAACGCCCTGATAAGCCTCGGAAACTCCGTTCTGTATACCGTAACACTCTCTGAGATTCGTAAGACTTACCTCCACCCTGCCGTCAGCTTCCTGCACGAGCCCCTCGAGAGGCGCTATTCACTGGCCCTCGATATAGCGGACATCTTCAAGCCCATAACCGTCTTCAGGGTCATCCTCAGGCTCGTGAACAGGCGACAGATAAGGGAGGAACACTTTGAAAGGGACGTTGGAGTGATGCTCAACAGAGAGGGCCTCAAAACGTTCCTAAGCGAGCTAAACGGCGAGCTGGGCAAGAAGATTCTCCATCCAAGGCTCAAGAGAAAGACCTCAGTGCGCTATTTAATCCGGCTCGAGGGATATTCCCTCGTCAGGCACTTCCTCGGGGACAGGGAGTACAGATCCCTGCGGGCGTGGTGGTGA
- a CDS encoding CRISPR-associated helicase/endonuclease Cas3: MEWGELIELMKRKKAKPDRSLYEHSNGVKATASMLLRRIPHDKRLDDCLVMHAFLHDVGKLDDRFQAKLDGKLKRAPPHAYLGLELASRFLDCEEPYRTIALVSILTHHSDLYVSLYRNEISKGEALVVDGTTISEPARFVKRLRNTVTKGFLEDEYGMDSVEIRAIYTLFNGLLRVSDWLDSARLSADSYHLRDGNTVRESVITYLSRKGFSLRPYQSAVLGRGGGYFRLPTGDGKTETSLLATPEGAAKVIYSLPTITTTEAMRGRFETAFGTDMVSFAHSMLFLSLYRRGALDEKLLHRYAMKPIFVSTVDQILLAFLNYPRFPVREFALRGAHWIIDEIHAYTPFTLSLILDAIEYAKNHLGTHVTVMSATLPTPLAGELEKRGLKPLLPFDTIADRYRSRKRVEVNVEGEPLENAVGDIKKERGKVLVVANTVTRARRLYEELEKELGKDKVHLFHSRFINRDKEKKMKLVEGIESGVLVATQVVEVSLDIDYDVMYTEVAPIDALIQRFGRVNRRGRKKGRVHIFEPEGKRKHLPYDKDAFNASLNLLGELSGITNELDLLRINDQFYFSIWEKYERGIDEHPLLRTLKTVTRWKGSEGWLTTRDTFVSLPAVPKPYLDRAIELASEWENLSERERLEATVYVIEHTLNVPIWVLNEAKVYNEDLYNRFGVFGVNMDYDYTVGLKEEKPGMVMF; this comes from the coding sequence ATGGAGTGGGGGGAACTGATAGAACTCATGAAGAGAAAGAAAGCGAAGCCGGATAGGAGCCTCTACGAGCACTCCAATGGTGTGAAAGCAACGGCATCTATGCTTCTTCGGCGGATACCCCACGATAAAAGGCTGGACGACTGCCTGGTTATGCACGCTTTTCTCCATGACGTCGGGAAGCTCGACGACAGGTTCCAGGCAAAACTGGACGGCAAACTGAAACGGGCCCCACCCCACGCCTATCTCGGCCTGGAGCTGGCCAGCCGCTTTCTGGATTGCGAGGAGCCGTACAGGACGATAGCACTGGTTTCGATACTCACACATCACTCGGATCTTTATGTGAGTTTATACCGAAACGAGATATCGAAAGGGGAAGCGCTGGTAGTTGACGGAACTACGATCTCCGAACCGGCCCGTTTTGTTAAGAGGCTACGGAACACTGTCACAAAGGGGTTCCTCGAAGATGAGTACGGGATGGATTCCGTCGAGATAAGGGCCATTTACACCCTATTCAACGGCCTCCTGAGGGTCTCCGACTGGCTGGACAGTGCCAGACTTTCCGCGGACTCGTATCACCTCAGAGACGGGAACACCGTTCGGGAGAGTGTGATAACGTATCTATCGCGTAAGGGGTTCTCCCTCAGACCCTACCAGTCTGCAGTTCTCGGAAGGGGAGGCGGCTACTTCAGGCTCCCGACGGGAGACGGAAAGACGGAAACGAGCCTTCTGGCCACGCCCGAGGGCGCCGCCAAGGTTATCTATTCCCTCCCCACGATAACCACCACCGAAGCCATGAGGGGGCGATTTGAGACAGCTTTTGGAACCGATATGGTGTCCTTCGCCCACAGCATGCTCTTCCTCAGCCTCTACCGCAGGGGAGCGCTCGACGAGAAGCTGCTTCACCGCTACGCCATGAAGCCCATATTCGTATCGACCGTTGACCAAATCCTTCTGGCTTTCCTGAACTATCCCCGCTTTCCGGTGAGGGAGTTCGCGCTCAGGGGCGCCCACTGGATAATCGACGAGATTCACGCTTATACACCATTCACACTTTCGCTTATACTCGACGCCATCGAATACGCCAAGAACCACCTTGGAACTCATGTAACGGTCATGTCAGCCACCCTTCCAACTCCCCTCGCCGGAGAACTCGAGAAGAGGGGACTCAAGCCGCTCCTCCCGTTTGATACCATCGCGGACAGATACCGCTCCAGAAAGAGGGTGGAGGTGAACGTGGAAGGGGAACCCCTGGAGAACGCGGTGGGAGACATCAAAAAAGAGAGGGGGAAGGTGCTGGTCGTTGCAAACACTGTAACGAGGGCCAGAAGGCTCTACGAGGAGCTGGAGAAGGAGCTTGGGAAGGACAAAGTGCACCTCTTCCACTCCCGTTTCATCAACAGGGACAAGGAGAAGAAGATGAAGCTGGTGGAGGGGATAGAAAGCGGAGTGCTGGTTGCCACTCAGGTGGTCGAGGTTTCCCTGGACATAGACTACGACGTTATGTATACTGAAGTAGCCCCCATCGATGCCCTCATTCAGCGCTTTGGAAGGGTTAACAGGAGGGGAAGAAAGAAGGGAAGGGTCCACATCTTCGAGCCGGAGGGGAAGCGGAAGCACCTGCCCTACGACAAAGACGCCTTCAACGCGAGCCTTAACCTCCTGGGAGAACTGTCCGGCATTACAAACGAACTCGACCTCCTGAGGATCAACGACCAGTTCTACTTCAGCATCTGGGAAAAATACGAGAGAGGGATTGACGAGCATCCCCTGCTCAGGACCCTGAAGACGGTGACGCGCTGGAAGGGAAGCGAAGGGTGGCTGACCACGAGAGACACCTTCGTGAGCCTGCCGGCGGTTCCAAAACCGTATCTGGACAGGGCGATAGAGTTGGCCTCAGAATGGGAGAACCTGAGTGAGAGGGAGCGCCTGGAGGCGACGGTCTACGTCATAGAACACACCCTAAACGTCCCCATCTGGGTGCTTAACGAGGCCAAAGTCTACAACGAGGACCTCTACAACCGGTTCGGCGTCTTTGGAGTGAATATGGACTACGACTACACTGTCGGTCTGAAGGAGGAGAAACCCGGAATGGTGATGTTCTGA
- the cas2 gene encoding CRISPR-associated endonuclease Cas2, translating to MYVIVVYDVDVKRVAKVHRFLRTHLHWRQNSVFEGEVSRAQLYEIKRTLEGLIDGEDSVLIYELPNDSFNLHVIGVDKSPVGDVI from the coding sequence ATGTACGTCATCGTGGTTTATGATGTGGACGTTAAGCGCGTTGCGAAGGTGCACCGCTTCCTGAGAACCCACCTCCACTGGCGTCAGAACAGCGTCTTCGAGGGAGAAGTCAGCAGAGCACAGCTTTACGAAATAAAAAGGACACTCGAGGGCCTCATCGATGGGGAGGACTCCGTACTGATTTACGAGCTTCCGAACGATAGCTTCAACCTCCACGTCATCGGCGTGGACAAAAGCCCGGTGGGGGATGTAATTTGA
- the cas4 gene encoding CRISPR-associated protein Cas4 encodes MRITGVMIQYYFTCKRELWFFSRGLQFDFENEDMLIGRVIHQESYDREWKEVMLGDVKLDVVVKRGGVEVVEVKKSSKLEKPARWQLKYYLYLLKKAGTDAKGVIAYPEEGRREEVVLSDEDIVVLEEAIKDIERVISLDVPPKAEKKPYCKKCAYRDFCWV; translated from the coding sequence TTGAGGATAACGGGCGTTATGATTCAATACTACTTCACATGCAAGAGGGAGCTGTGGTTCTTCTCAAGGGGACTTCAGTTTGACTTTGAGAACGAGGACATGCTGATCGGCAGGGTTATCCATCAAGAGTCCTACGACAGGGAGTGGAAGGAGGTCATGCTTGGAGATGTCAAGCTCGACGTCGTTGTCAAGCGAGGGGGCGTTGAGGTTGTTGAGGTCAAAAAGAGTTCAAAGCTGGAAAAACCCGCCAGGTGGCAGCTGAAGTACTACCTCTACCTCCTAAAGAAGGCCGGTACAGATGCGAAGGGCGTAATTGCATACCCTGAAGAGGGCAGGAGAGAGGAGGTGGTCCTTTCCGATGAGGACATAGTTGTCCTGGAGGAGGCTATTAAGGATATCGAAAGGGTTATATCCCTTGATGTCCCTCCAAAAGCTGAGAAGAAACCGTACTGCAAAAAATGCGCCTACAGAGATTTCTGCTGGGTGTGA
- a CDS encoding endonuclease/exonuclease/phosphatase family protein, which translates to MAGTERIAVCTFNLHGKRENDETRFDKIAWKLARFRPDLCALQEVIVDNGRSTAENLAELLEAKTGERYYDHFVETHLFYGKYPEGVAVLSRHPFINRWAVDLNDILIPPLLPRKAAIVEVGIEGKPIVFASVHLDHHENLLVRKFQVERLLEALERLNSKNAAIILAGDFNDTEDSPALELLRERGFIDAYRALNDDSGYTFPAKEPKMRIDYIFVKGLQVLSARRILTDPGLSDHFGVYAEVGVKK; encoded by the coding sequence TCAACCTCCATGGAAAGCGGGAGAACGACGAGACGCGCTTTGATAAGATAGCATGGAAACTCGCGCGCTTCCGTCCCGATCTCTGCGCCCTCCAGGAGGTAATAGTGGATAACGGAAGAAGCACGGCCGAGAACCTCGCAGAACTCCTCGAAGCAAAAACGGGGGAGAGGTATTACGACCACTTCGTCGAGACACACCTCTTCTACGGGAAATACCCGGAGGGAGTTGCAGTTCTCTCAAGGCACCCGTTCATAAACAGGTGGGCAGTGGATTTGAACGACATTCTAATTCCACCGCTTCTTCCGAGGAAGGCCGCGATAGTGGAGGTGGGGATAGAAGGGAAGCCCATCGTTTTTGCCTCCGTCCACCTCGATCACCACGAGAACCTCCTGGTGAGGAAGTTCCAGGTGGAGAGGCTCCTTGAGGCACTGGAGAGGTTAAACTCGAAGAATGCCGCGATAATCCTTGCGGGAGACTTCAACGACACCGAGGACTCCCCTGCCCTTGAACTCCTGAGGGAGAGGGGCTTTATAGATGCCTATCGCGCCCTCAACGACGATTCCGGTTACACGTTCCCGGCGAAAGAACCAAAGATGAGGATAGACTACATCTTTGTTAAGGGCCTCCAGGTGCTCTCGGCAAGGAGAATACTGACGGATCCGGGCTTAAGCGACCACTTCGGGGTTTACGCGGAGGTTGGAGTGAAGAAGTGA